The proteins below are encoded in one region of Magnolia sinica isolate HGM2019 unplaced genomic scaffold, MsV1 ctg256, whole genome shotgun sequence:
- the LOC131236177 gene encoding uncharacterized protein LOC131236177 isoform X1, with product MGLLYPVCLARLANLGIKPSHPFQSHEPNMSRANLNGLGWIGWDLKVMMVLSVDCLKIHGIGIRLPTLFGTPGQSRDLTSNPFQYHPIPSNPIGQTGPKVLDACCTCLTSNEIHFKNIRFKSSTNRGPGSAALYSSKQYNLNAVPLTESAMLLSPLQGNFPGRNLGSLQEKGLHHT from the exons atgggattgctatatccagtctgtttggcacgcctggccaatctggggattaaaccttctcatcccttccaatcccacgaACCGAACATGTCccgggcaaatttgaacggattagggtggattggatgggatttaaaggtaatgatggtgttgtcagtggattgtcttaagatccatgggattgggatcagattaccgactctgtttggcacgcccggccaatcccgggatttaacttccaatcccttccaataccatccaatcccttccaatccgatcggccaaacgggccctaag GTTTTGGATGCTTGCTGTACATGCCTGACTAGCAACGAAATCCACTTCAAGAATATCAG GTTCAAGTCTTCAACAAATAGAGGGCCTGGTTCTGCAGCACTCTACAGCTCCAAGCAGTATAATCTCAATGCTGTGCCACTTACCGAATCAGCTATGCTTCTCAGCCCACTGCAGGGAAACTTCCCAGGGAGGAATTTAGGCTCATTGCAAGAAAAGGGCCTACATCACACATAG
- the LOC131236177 gene encoding uncharacterized protein LOC131236177 isoform X4: MDSNFEFLFGRSHVLVSLKLQMLFSTVDAPTSHGFLKVKALLSLLMPMETYMCMKETRIALAILHSLSSTTNLSFLLHMHGPTRHTRTSWRTRFHVWKKRMKGSRSRRFWMLAVHA; encoded by the exons aagatctcatgtgCTTGTTAGCCTAAAGCTGCAAATGTTATTTTCCACAGTCGATGCACCAACATCGCATGGGTTCCTGAAAGTGAAGGCACTTTTGTCATTGCTCATGCCGATGGAAACTTATATGTGTATGAAAGA AACAAGGATTGCATTGGCGATTCTTCATTCCCTGTCATCAACGACCAATCTCAGTTTTCTGTTGCACATGCACGGTCCAACAAG GCATACACGAACAAGCTGGAGAACAAGGTTTCACGTCTGGAAGAAGAGAATGAAAGGCTCAAGAAGCAGAAG GTTTTGGATGCTTGCTGTACATGCCTGA
- the LOC131236177 gene encoding uncharacterized protein LOC131236177 isoform X2, whose amino-acid sequence MHPLKNEMENQVACFENQLLPFSVFLRLRIYSSLWQAYTNKLENKVSRLEEENERLKKQKVLDACCTCLTSNEIHFKNIRFKSSTNRGPGSAALYSSKQYNLNAVPLTESAMLLSPLQGNFPGRNLGSLQEKGLHHT is encoded by the exons atgcacccattaaaaaatgaaatggaaaatcaGGTTGCTTGTTTTGAAAACCAGTTACTtccattttctgtttttttaagACTGAGAATTTATTCCTCATTGTGGCAGGCATACACGAACAAGCTGGAGAACAAGGTTTCACGTCTGGAAGAAGAGAATGAAAGGCTCAAGAAGCAGAAG GTTTTGGATGCTTGCTGTACATGCCTGACTAGCAACGAAATCCACTTCAAGAATATCAG GTTCAAGTCTTCAACAAATAGAGGGCCTGGTTCTGCAGCACTCTACAGCTCCAAGCAGTATAATCTCAATGCTGTGCCACTTACCGAATCAGCTATGCTTCTCAGCCCACTGCAGGGAAACTTCCCAGGGAGGAATTTAGGCTCATTGCAAGAAAAGGGCCTACATCACACATAG
- the LOC131236177 gene encoding uncharacterized protein LOC131236177 isoform X3 produces the protein MHPLKNEMENQVACFENQLLPFSVFLRLRIYSSLWQAYTNKLENKVSRLEEENERLKKQKVLDASCTCLTSNEIHFKNIRFKSSTNRGPGSAALYSSKQYNLNAVPLTESAMLLSPLQGNFPGRNLGSLQEKGLHHT, from the exons atgcacccattaaaaaatgaaatggaaaatcaGGTTGCTTGTTTTGAAAACCAGTTACTtccattttctgtttttttaagACTGAGAATTTATTCCTCATTGTGGCAGGCATACACGAACAAGCTGGAGAACAAGGTTTCACGTCTGGAAGAAGAGAATGAAAGGCTCAAGAAGCAGAAG GTTTTGGATGCTTCTTGTACATGCCTGACTAGCAACGAAATCCACTTCAAGAATATCAG GTTCAAGTCTTCAACAAATAGAGGGCCTGGTTCTGCAGCACTCTACAGCTCCAAGCAGTATAATCTCAATGCTGTGCCACTTACCGAATCAGCTATGCTTCTCAGCCCACTGCAGGGAAACTTCCCAGGGAGGAATTTAGGCTCATTGCAAGAAAAGGGCCTACATCACACATAG
- the LOC131236177 gene encoding uncharacterized protein LOC131236177 isoform X5 translates to MDSNFEFLFGRSHVLVSLKLQMLFSTVDAPTSHGFLKVKALLSLLMPMETYMCMKEHTRTSWRTRFHVWKKRMKGSRSRRFWMLAVHA, encoded by the exons aagatctcatgtgCTTGTTAGCCTAAAGCTGCAAATGTTATTTTCCACAGTCGATGCACCAACATCGCATGGGTTCCTGAAAGTGAAGGCACTTTTGTCATTGCTCATGCCGATGGAAACTTATATGTGTATGAAAGA GCATACACGAACAAGCTGGAGAACAAGGTTTCACGTCTGGAAGAAGAGAATGAAAGGCTCAAGAAGCAGAAG GTTTTGGATGCTTGCTGTACATGCCTGA